Within Trichoderma atroviride chromosome 2, complete sequence, the genomic segment ACGGCAAGTACAAGGCCACTGTCAAGGTCCCTGAGCCCCCTGTTGAGGAGACCACCtccgaggagaagaaggtcgaGGACGAGCACGATGAGCTgtaaagaaacaaaaaaagtaaaaCGAAATAAGTAAAAACTGTATAATTGTGGGATTTGATTCTTGACGAAACGAACGTCGGCGCTGGTTAATGGACTATCTAAATAAGTACTAGCAATTGCATACTGGCTTTACGCCCATCAGGGGCATTGCTTTGAAATCATTCGAATTTGATCACCAACTTGAAAGAAATTGACTGTTCGTTCCAATTGCCTTGTGAATTATACCTTGGTGAAAAAAGTATCGTCCTTTTACAAGTGAACATGAACTGTACTTTTACTGCTTTGTGTGGTAGAGAGATATGAGTAGGTACTTTGTAGTGTTGAGAGGTACAATTTACAGGCTTCATTTTGCTATGAAAGGACAAGACAAGAAATTGCCATTATGCTGTTTCGTTTCTGCCATACTGGCGATGATATGACAGTGCCTTGTGACAATGTCTTTTTCCTTCCCTATGGATCTGCGCCATTCAattttgctttgtttttttatttgtcCGCTTCAggctttattttctcttctgttgGATCTTCTCCTCAAGGATCTTGACGTGGTTTGTCAGGCGGGTGACGGAGGCTTGGAGAGTCTGGTTGATGATTTTGTTAGCTATAGTTCGATTCATACAGCCCCAGAGCTGCAGAGAGggtggatgaagagggaGTTTATGGTCGCGAAATGCCAAGCTCGCCCAGGGCATGTAGACAAGGTAGACGTACGTAAATGTCCTCAGTGAGGAGCTCGTTGGACGCCTTGTACTCCTGCAGGACGTAGCTGTATACGGAGCCGCCGGCCAGGACACTTCCAAACAGGAAGCCGAACAGACTTGAGATATCCCGTCAGTAAGAGCTGTATCTGCAATCCGTCGCATCATAGCTGCGGCAATCTCGTTCCGCTGACATACCCTCCTCTGAATGCGCCCATGGGCTTTCTAGCCGGCAGCGGCGCAGCATCGTTCAGGCGCTGGGCCGAGGCATGGAAGCTGCGTGATGAAGTAATGGCACGGCGAGCGCCGCTGGCGAGTAttcttgatgatgatgctgcgaaCATGGCGAATTGGGTGGCGAGGGAAAAGGTGATTCGAAGCTTCGACGAAAAAAGGTACTTTGAAAGTCGGAATAAGTCTTGGTTGGGTATTCGCGGGTGCAGCTTGAAGGGGATTGGAAGCTTACATGAGGATgttttgctgttgctggcttAGAATTTGGGATCTGCCGCGGCTATTAAGGTCTTGAgttccagcatcatcacagACGTACCCAGCTTGCGGACACGGCGGGTTACGGGCTTTTTAGCTGAAGCGGCGCGGGTTGTTCCGGCGGAGGATAGCCCGGCAGCTCcccagagctgctgctttttctcTCGCCGCTGCGTACCTTTTTTGCCCCACGGACTTCCAACTGCCGTGCCATCTGTTTATTGCTAAGCCTCTACATATCGCGCCTGTGGATGACGGGATGATGCTCTAGAGCTCTACAAGCTTCCATTGCCAGTCTTTGGAAGCTTATCACATAATTTCCAATGTCCCTTTGTTGACTCTTCGGCGTCCACCTACAACCCACACGGCCAAGCTCACGCGACCGATTTCGCAAGGAACCATGAACAACTTCGGGGTCATCGAACTCGCCAGTGCCAAAACCACGTCGGCTCCCGGATGGGCCTACGTTCCTGACACTGGCATACTCCCCGGATCCAACGCCTTGCAGCCAGCGAACCGGAAACGAGCTCGCAATGCGCCCGCGGGCGTGACGGTTGGCGACTTGACGGCGCGGCAAGAAGCCAAGATTCggaaggagattgaggcgCTGGAGCGAGATGGTGGAAAGGATATTGCGATACCGATACCCGCAAAGAGCGGCAAAGGTATGTGAGAATGCGCCAGGAGCGCTGTGCAAGGCAAAGACACAAAAAGGCTGATGGGCGAAAACtggcgctgcagctcctGGAAAGCATACACCAAATGTACGAAAGATCCTACAGTCACAAAAGACATTCTCAAATCACCTAGACGACTTTCTGGCGATACAAGCGCAGGTCGAGGGCGGCCCGGCTGCTGCGGGTAACAACCGACCAAGCAACGCGAGCTCCAAGCGACCAGCAAACAAACGAGATGCCACCGCCGCGTCTACACCCACCGGAAGCGCCAAGCCGACGCCAGGCCTACAGGAAGAGGACATTACAATGGCAGACGCAGATCTTCCCCCCGGTATTGGTCGGGCAGTATAGACCACCCCCAGCGGCGCATCCGGGCGACAACGATCCATTGCTGGCATCTCGCGTGCCTGATCTGCCGTCAGACGAAGAGCTGAGGAAGCTGCTTGCCCACCCACCGCTGACATATTATGAGACTAGAGGCAAGTGGGAGGACAACTACCCTACGCGAGTGTTCTGCGAGGTGTGCGGATATTGGGGACGGGTGCGGTGCATGAAGTGCGGGACCAGGGTTTGCGCGCTGGACTGTCTGGAGACGCATAGAGAGGAATGTGTCACAAGATACGGGCTGTGAGATACTCTCTCTGCAGCTGATATGGTATTCGAGTTGGAAGATTGAAAGGGGTGGATACTGTCTACCTGCTATGGTAGGGTTAAGGAACGAGGCAACGGCTTTGAGGTTGCATTCCACGGCGTTTGGACGGAGTTGTTGGATTTGGAGCGGCACTGATACTGATACCCAGTCTTTTGGAATGCGAATTCATACAAATTAAACGACTTTACTTGCTTTTGTCTATGAGTCTTGCATATCACTGCAATGGCTCCGATATCCGGCCCAGTTGATATGAGGCGTAGACGATTAGTGACTCAAGGCGGGAGTTTTAAATGAAAGTTAAATAAATCCcaaagcttataattagaATTGACGGATGAATTAATCATCTCATGATATAAATCCTCCAATTATACCACCTTTGACTCAGAACATCCCGGCACCAGACTCCGAAGATCTGCCGCTTGTAACTTTGCCGCGACGTTGCTGTGAGTCAACCCCACCTCGCGCCTAAAAGATTAAGTACTAAGGGTATTTTCCTGCCCCTCCATAAGACGGAAAGGCCAAACAGCcaactttcttttcttttgccgtGTCgcaacaccaaaaaaaagagagcatcaCCAACAATGTCTTCCGAGAACGTCGATGCCCCCAAGGCGGCAGAGGGCGCACCCGCCCAGAGCCTGCCTTCAAGACCTGCGAAGCagcccaaggagaagaaggctggcggcggcaaggcTTCAGTTGAGGTATTGCGCTTTTGACTTGGTCTCCAACACTCTTCGACGACAATTAATACTGATGaatcctttctttcttgcagCTCCCTGCCCTGCCCGACTTTATCCAACACCGCATTGCCATCTtcgacaagatcaaggccaagcgAGACGCCGAGATTGCTGGTGCGTTGCTGCAACAGACTACACCACCCCACCATCATGACCTTCATGATTTATTTTTCCCCAGCTTGCTGATGTCTGGACATTTTTATAGCCAAGCCCCGTGAGGAAATCACCGTTTCCCTGCCCAATGGCAAGGAGGCGAAGGGTATCTCATGGGAGACCACCCCTGGCGCCATTGCCAAGGGCATTTCGAAGTCATTGTTCGAACGCACCGTCATCTCAATGGTTGATGGAGAGCTGTGGGATCTTACAAGGCCGCTtgagaagagctgcaagctggagctgatTGATTTCGAGAACGAAGAGGGTATGTACAGGCAAAGACTATCTAGTCGAAAACGGGAGACTGTTATATGGAGAATCGGAGCTGACTGCTGGATCTAGGCAAGAAGGTCTTTTGGCACTCTTCGGCTCACGTCCTCGGTGAGGCTGCCGAGAGGCGATTCGGCTGCTACCTCTGCAACGGTCCCCCTACCACCGACCCCCCTGGATTCTACTACGATATGGCCAACATGGAGAAGTAAGGAATACTCTTCCTTTGAAGGATTGGGCTAGTTGCAAGTCGCTAACTGTTACTGTTCAGCCAAGTCGTTCAGgaggaggacaagaaggctTTGGAATCTCTGGCCAACTCCATtatcaaggagaagcagcccTTTGAGCGTCTGGAAATGACCAAGGATGAGCTCCTCGAGATGTTCAACTACAGCAAGTACAAGGAGTATTTCATCAACCAGCGAGTTCCTGAC encodes:
- a CDS encoding uncharacterized protein (EggNog:ENOG41~TransMembrane:1 (i50-68o)), which gives rise to MFAASSSRILASGARRAITSSRSFHASAQRLNDAAPLPARKPMGAFRGGLFGFLFGSVLAGGSVYSYVLQEYKASNELLTEDIYTLQASVTRLTNHVKILEEKIQQKRK